The DNA region GGCGTTGAAGAACAGCGGTGTCCCCGCGAATGAGAGGGGCGACACCGGTCCCACCGTCATGAAGGAGTACTGGCGGCCGGCGGGGTCGAAGGCACTGTGAGGATCACGGAACAGGCGATACAGGTCGAGGGCGGTGGTGTCGCCACCCACCAGCTCCCGCAGGGCCGCGAACTCGCTGCCGAGACCCAGGCCGAAGCCGAAGCACATGATGCGCAGTTGCTGAATGATTTCCATGTGGAGGCTGGCCAGGGTTTGGCTGATGAACATCCAGCCCAGGCCGTACTTCCGCGTCGTGCGCACGGCGTCCACGAGCGTATCCCGGATGCGCTGACGGTGTTCGTCCTCGAGGCGCTCCCGCGGTGCCAGCCGATGCGCCTCGTCGATGACCACTAGGGTGTTCAGGCTGCGGTTACCCTGGTACGCTCGTTCGGACGCGAAGCGGATCCCCTCAAGCAGCCGCTTTATCACCAAGGCCTGGATGGTATCGTTCCAGAGCAGGTCACCCTGCTGTTGGGCGGAGAGGTCAACCACGACGAGCGGGCGCGGCGAGCGCGTGAACATGTCGTGTAGCAGGGCTTCGACGCGCTGCTTGCCGGGTTCCCACTGGAACAGCCGGGCCAGCGGCAGCCACCGCAACCCATAGAACTCGTTGGGGTCGGCCTCCTCGTAGGCGGCCCGGAAGCGCTCGCGCGAGCCCTCGCTACGGTAGAAGACGCGCTGGATGCGCTCGTCGCCCAGCAGCGCCCAAGCCTGCTCGAAGGACCTGCGGCCGTGCAGGTCCGCCAGCTTGACCCCCGAGCGGTCCAGCCGATCCCGCAGCGCGCCGCAAGCCAGGCGCCGGTTCTCACCCCGGGGGATGGTCAGTTGCTCGAAGAAGTCCGATTCGTAGAGGATCTCCTCAAACAAGTCCCAGCGGTCCAGGACCAGCTGCCGGACGCCCACCACGACCGGCTCGCGCTCAAGCCGGCGCAGCACAAGGTCCAGCCGGAGGGGGAAGCCGCCGCCCGGCGAGCCACGAGCGTCCTTGGCGAACTCCCCCTGCGGGTCGATCACCAGCAGGGCCATGTCCCGGTGGCGGGCATAGGCGAGGAGAATCATCTTGGCCAGCACCGACTTGCCCGAGCCGGTCTTGCCGAAGATGCCAAGGTGGTAGGCCTCACCGGCGCCGTGGGGTCCCTGGTCGAAGTGCTTGAACCACATGGGCAACCGCGGTGTCGAGCCGAAGACGGTCCCCAGGTAGAACAGTTGGTCTCGGTAATGGGCAAGCACCGTGCTCAGTTGGTCATCGCGGGCCAGGAAGACGCGCGTACCGGTGGGCGGTACAGTTCCCAGGAAGCTAGGCCGATAGCCGGTGCCGTCCCTCATGAAGACAGCGCTGACGGACATCTCACCGAGGTGGGTGTCCTGCCGTGCGCTAACGGGGTCGACCTGGCCACGCTGGCGGATCAA from Bacillota bacterium includes:
- a CDS encoding DUF87 domain-containing protein, with the protein product MSQQELDALLSSAEQIAVIGSPSSTAQLAIDVLAPAAVRKLVGELAVFGYTQDGYPHYALGQITSVTLRNVWHEDPTMRSLIRQRGQVDPVSARQDTHLGEMSVSAVFMRDGTGYRPSFLGTVPPTGTRVFLARDDQLSTVLAHYRDQLFYLGTVFGSTPRLPMWFKHFDQGPHGAGEAYHLGIFGKTGSGKSVLAKMILLAYARHRDMALLVIDPQGEFAKDARGSPGGGFPLRLDLVLRRLEREPVVVGVRQLVLDRWDLFEEILYESDFFEQLTIPRGENRRLACGALRDRLDRSGVKLADLHGRRSFEQAWALLGDERIQRVFYRSEGSRERFRAAYEEADPNEFYGLRWLPLARLFQWEPGKQRVEALLHDMFTRSPRPLVVVDLSAQQQGDLLWNDTIQALVIKRLLEGIRFASERAYQGNRSLNTLVVIDEAHRLAPRERLEDEHRQRIRDTLVDAVRTTRKYGLGWMFISQTLASLHMEIIQQLRIMCFGFGLGLGSEFAALRELVGGDTTALDLYRLFRDPHSAFDPAGRQYSFMTVGPVSPLSFAGTPLFFNAFTTPEEFLRANRLTG